In Grus americana isolate bGruAme1 chromosome 19, bGruAme1.mat, whole genome shotgun sequence, the following are encoded in one genomic region:
- the SPACA6 gene encoding LOW QUALITY PROTEIN: sperm acrosome membrane-associated protein 6 (The sequence of the model RefSeq protein was modified relative to this genomic sequence to represent the inferred CDS: substituted 1 base at 1 genomic stop codon): protein MGWWWVPLMLVLAPWLPANTGIQAGGPGLWQWVALVSWLPGVHPCLLCFGPPIQRARLCRDITGAPLNNPRHRHCLEALVQAAAPLASVTVGSGQHEALRKIIMDALHFLEKHRDKKPFEVSLQEAINITWVKLSHLEEAPDCIPPCGYQPAARIFQCATCRLVDCQFPLDCPVQDMWARVDEVITLHCDVPFATPPNLPITWMFAKDLRTQDLALFEELQGSAEGPLSLTIQDPTPGTIACRLGVLSEPLVRKYFYLNVSGGSVEAEQGLQARFRAVLRWPHGRTSLHHMGSLGLALGSMALMLLLMXVLLTW from the exons atggggtggtggtgggtgcCCCTGATGCTGGTGCTGgccccctggctccctgcaaaCACAGGCATCCAGGCAGGGGGACCTGGATTGTGGCAGTGGGTGGCCTTGGTGTCCTGGCTCCCCGGGGTGCATCCCTGCTTGCTCTGCTTTGGGCCTCCCATTCAGCGGGCACGGCTCTGCCGTGACATTACTGGGGCCCCCCTCAACAACCCTCGACATCGACACTGCCTTGAGGCCCTTGTCCAGGCTGCTGCGCCACTTGCCTCTGTCACTGTGG GGTCAGGGCAGCATGAGGCACTTCGGAAGATCATCATGGATGCCCTGCATTTTCTGGAGAAGCACAGAGACAAGA AGCCCTTTGAGGTGTCTCTGCAGGAAGCCATCAACATAACCTGGGTGAAGCTGAGCCATCTGGAGGAAG ctccagACTGCATCCCCCCCTGTG GATACCAGCCAGCTGCCCGCATCTTCCAGTGTGCTACCTGCCGCCTTGTGGACTGCCAGTTTCCTCTGGACTGCCCAG TGCAGGACATGTGGGCCCGCGTGGATGAAGTCATCACACTGCACTGCGATGTGCCATTTGCCACCCCCCCCAACCTGCCCATTACCTGGATGTTTGCCAAAGAT CTGCGCACACAGGATCTGGCATTGTTTGAGGAGCTGCAGGGGAGTGCGGAGGGACCTCTCAGTCTGACCATCCAGGATCCCACGCCAGGAACCATCGCCTGTCGCCTTGGAGTCCTTTCTGAGCCCTTAGTCCGCAAGTACTTCTACCTCAACG TATCAGGGGGGAGCGtggaggcagagcagggactCCAGGCTCGGTTCAGAGCTGTGCTGCGCTGGCCTCATGGCAGGACCTCCCTGCACCACATGGGATCGCTAGGGCTGGCACTTGGCTCCATGGCgctcatgctgctgctgatgtGAGTCCTCCTGACCTGGTAA